One genomic segment of [Phormidium] sp. ETS-05 includes these proteins:
- a CDS encoding 4'-phosphopantetheinyl transferase superfamily protein: MASNKDDSVMVKVTFQKKFPNLFPYQVGWNRRQSLLGDDGVATSVVDEPLDLAPPYSSFDLSWSDPSPAQDDLILAPHEVHIWRANLDLTPEKIEALLATLSPPEQERANRFHFSDDRRHFIAARGILRNILARYLGMGPEKLHFGYSDRGKPYLETTSAGGMVQFNVSHSQGTALYAVTLGSDIGIDLEAIRPVDYHNLAQRFFSPTEAATLAQLPPESQQTAFFRAWTCKEAYLKATGAGISGGLAAVEISIHPENPPQLLSIGGNPYLTERWSLKELKPGPGFTAAVAVEGPIWSLNTFVVGLQPSEKSL; this comes from the coding sequence TTGGCTAGCAACAAAGACGACTCGGTTATGGTGAAGGTGACTTTTCAGAAAAAATTTCCTAATTTATTTCCATATCAAGTGGGCTGGAATCGGCGCCAGTCTTTACTTGGGGATGATGGGGTGGCCACATCTGTAGTGGATGAACCACTGGATTTAGCCCCCCCCTACAGCAGCTTTGATTTATCCTGGTCTGACCCATCACCAGCACAGGATGATTTGATTTTAGCGCCCCATGAAGTCCACATCTGGCGGGCAAATCTGGACTTAACCCCGGAGAAAATCGAGGCACTGTTGGCGACGCTATCGCCACCGGAGCAAGAGCGGGCAAACCGGTTTCACTTTAGCGATGACAGGCGTCATTTTATCGCAGCACGTGGGATTTTGAGAAATATTCTGGCTCGTTATTTGGGGATGGGGCCGGAAAAACTGCATTTTGGTTATAGCGATCGGGGCAAACCCTACCTGGAAACCACCAGTGCAGGCGGGATGGTCCAGTTCAATGTTTCTCACTCCCAAGGTACAGCCCTCTACGCCGTCACCCTGGGGAGCGACATCGGTATCGACTTGGAAGCCATCCGCCCTGTTGACTACCACAACCTCGCCCAACGCTTCTTTTCTCCCACAGAAGCCGCCACCCTTGCCCAACTTCCCCCAGAATCCCAGCAAACCGCCTTTTTCCGTGCCTGGACCTGCAAAGAAGCCTACCTCAAAGCCACTGGGGCAGGAATATCTGGAGGTTTAGCCGCTGTGGAAATCTCGATTCATCCCGAAAATCCCCCCCAACTGCTCAGTATTGGTGGCAACCCCTATTTAACAGAACGGTGGTCCTTAAAAGAACTTAAACCCGGTCCCGGCTTTACCGCTGCCGTCGCCGTGGAAGGACCCATCTGGTCTTTAAATACGTTTGTAGTTGGGCTTCAGCCCTCCGAAAAAAGTTTGTAG
- the rpsO gene encoding 30S ribosomal protein S15, giving the protein MGLTQQRKQELIGEYQIHETDTGSAEVQVAMLTARINQLSSHLENNSNDHASRRGLLKMIGQRKRLLSYILKQDRGRYQALIGRLGIRG; this is encoded by the coding sequence ATGGGTCTGACCCAACAGCGCAAGCAAGAACTCATAGGCGAGTATCAAATCCACGAAACCGATACCGGTTCCGCCGAAGTACAGGTGGCGATGCTCACCGCTAGAATCAACCAGTTAAGCTCCCACCTGGAAAACAACTCCAACGACCACGCCTCCAGACGCGGTTTATTAAAGATGATTGGGCAGCGCAAGCGCTTGCTTTCTTATATACTGAAGCAAGACCGGGGGCGCTATCAGGCTTTGATCGGTCGCCTGGGCATTCGCGGTTAG
- a CDS encoding helix-turn-helix transcriptional regulator: MLSHQADPSTYLVAGFHALSDPLRLEIVELLRSHELCVCELCDRLQTTQSKLSFHLKTLKDAGLVRSRSSGRWIYYSLNLPQFVALEQYLADYRRFSPIIPERPAPTINPSTSPEFLNFS, encoded by the coding sequence ATGCTATCTCACCAGGCTGACCCATCAACTTATCTTGTTGCGGGTTTCCACGCCCTGTCGGACCCGCTGCGGCTTGAGATTGTGGAATTGCTCCGATCGCACGAGCTGTGCGTCTGCGAACTATGCGATCGGCTCCAAACCACCCAGTCCAAACTCTCCTTTCACCTGAAAACCCTCAAAGACGCCGGTTTAGTCCGATCGCGTTCCAGCGGTCGCTGGATTTACTACAGCCTCAACTTACCCCAATTCGTCGCCCTAGAACAGTACCTCGCCGATTACCGCCGCTTCAGTCCCATCATCCCAGAGCGACCAGCCCCCACCATTAACCCATCAACTTCCCCAGAATTCCTTAACTTTTCTTAA
- a CDS encoding PAM68 family protein translates to MSSEPESTRLPFEPVRRKKNTGRADGAKNGRTDAATSAKNDAGTPPGRSDGRADATSRRDSTNKAPQPKSKSAPLKETAIPEVVSRRMLSRMAVLSGVPTSVGLFSFVIAYAIVSNGLMELPNSLVLLTSLGGFGLGVVGLSYGVLSASWDEEVPGSLLGWSEFTSNFARMRGAWRAAKRKINSQKVLGHLSAIGSGFLKDGPYI, encoded by the coding sequence ATGTCTTCTGAGCCAGAAAGCACTCGCTTACCTTTTGAACCGGTGCGGCGCAAGAAAAATACTGGGCGCGCTGATGGCGCCAAGAATGGCCGCACTGACGCCGCCACATCGGCCAAGAATGATGCAGGTACTCCTCCGGGACGATCGGATGGGCGCGCCGACGCCACCAGCCGCCGGGATAGTACCAATAAAGCTCCCCAGCCAAAATCAAAATCGGCACCTCTGAAGGAAACTGCCATCCCGGAAGTAGTCAGTCGCAGGATGCTATCTCGGATGGCAGTATTGTCCGGTGTCCCAACCAGCGTGGGGCTATTTAGTTTTGTGATTGCCTACGCGATCGTCAGTAACGGCTTGATGGAACTGCCCAACAGCCTCGTTTTGCTGACCAGCCTGGGCGGTTTCGGCTTGGGGGTAGTGGGATTAAGCTATGGCGTTCTATCCGCATCCTGGGATGAAGAAGTACCCGGTAGCCTCCTAGGCTGGAGCGAGTTTACTAGCAATTTCGCTCGGATGAGAGGCGCTTGGCGAGCGGCAAAGAGAAAAATCAATAGTCAGAAAGTCCTTGGTCATTTGTCCGCCATAGGGTCCGGGTTTCTGAAAGATGGTCCTTATATTTAA
- a CDS encoding thioredoxin family protein — MSAIKIEILGSGCKKCHQLEANARTAVSTLGIDAEVAHITDAMEIAKRGILSTPALAVNGKVVSKGKLISPAEIQQLLTP, encoded by the coding sequence ATGAGCGCGATTAAAATCGAAATTTTGGGCAGCGGCTGCAAAAAATGCCATCAACTAGAAGCCAACGCCAGAACCGCCGTATCCACCTTGGGAATAGACGCCGAAGTTGCCCATATCACCGATGCAATGGAAATCGCTAAAAGAGGAATTCTTTCTACCCCCGCCTTAGCCGTCAACGGCAAAGTCGTCAGCAAAGGTAAACTGATTTCCCCCGCAGAAATTCAACAGCTACTCACCCCATAA
- the map gene encoding type I methionyl aminopeptidase, producing MNILSNLLPQTVAKPRASKKPNRTIELKSPREIEIMRQAAKIVATVLKEISEIVQPGMTTADLDAHAEKRIREMGATPSFKGYHGFPASICSSINNEVVHGIPNKKKVIRQGDVLKVDTGAYFQGYHGDSCITIAVGEVTPDAAQLIKVAEEALYKGIAQVKAGNYLLDIAGAIEDHVKAHGFSVVEDFTGHGVGRNLHEEPSVFNFRTREMPNVKLRSGMTLAIEPIVNAGSKVTRILADKWTAVTADNSLSAQFEHTVLVTETGYEILTDRTKL from the coding sequence ATGAATATTCTCTCAAACCTGCTGCCTCAGACCGTTGCCAAACCCCGCGCCAGTAAAAAACCGAACCGCACCATAGAACTCAAATCACCCCGAGAAATCGAAATCATGCGTCAGGCGGCGAAAATTGTGGCCACGGTTCTCAAAGAAATCTCAGAAATTGTGCAACCAGGGATGACCACCGCTGACTTAGATGCTCACGCGGAAAAGCGGATCCGGGAAATGGGCGCTACTCCCAGTTTTAAAGGCTATCACGGCTTTCCGGCTTCCATTTGCTCGAGCATCAATAATGAAGTAGTCCACGGTATCCCCAACAAGAAAAAAGTCATCCGTCAAGGGGATGTGTTGAAGGTGGATACTGGGGCGTATTTCCAAGGTTATCACGGTGATTCTTGTATCACGATCGCCGTAGGTGAAGTCACCCCCGACGCCGCCCAACTGATTAAAGTCGCAGAAGAAGCCTTATATAAAGGTATCGCCCAGGTTAAAGCCGGTAATTATCTCCTAGACATCGCCGGAGCCATAGAAGACCACGTAAAAGCCCACGGTTTCAGCGTTGTAGAAGACTTCACCGGTCACGGCGTCGGTCGCAACCTGCATGAGGAACCCTCAGTTTTCAACTTCCGCACCCGGGAAATGCCGAATGTGAAACTGCGTTCTGGGATGACTTTGGCCATAGAACCCATAGTTAACGCCGGTTCCAAAGTCACCCGCATTCTCGCCGACAAATGGACCGCCGTTACCGCCGATAACTCCCTCTCCGCGCAATTCGAGCATACGGTTTTAGTAACTGAAACCGGCTACGAAATTCTCACCGACAGAACCAAACTCTAA
- a CDS encoding glycosyltransferase family 2 protein gives MTKLIICIPCYNEEATLGLTLSELPRELPGIDEIEWLIVDDGSRDRTVEVAKDCGVNHIVSLPSNQGLAKAFMAGLEAALKAGADIIVHTDADNQYCAADIPKLIQPILTSAAEIVIGERPISEIEHFSPTKKLLQKLGSWSVRIASNTNIPDAPSGFRAFSRDAAIRLNVFSEYTYTLETIIQAGQKGMAITSVPIRTNGYLRPSRLVKSIPIYIQRSIFTIFRIFMTYKPLRFFLILGSIPFSIGFLLGVRWLIFFLGGSERTRIPSLILASILMLMGFQLWILGLVADIMAVNRKLLEEIQLRLRRAELDGGKK, from the coding sequence ATGACCAAACTAATTATTTGTATTCCCTGTTATAATGAAGAAGCCACCCTCGGACTTACCCTGTCGGAATTGCCTAGGGAGTTACCAGGAATTGATGAGATAGAGTGGTTGATAGTGGATGATGGCAGCCGCGATCGCACCGTAGAAGTCGCCAAAGATTGTGGCGTTAACCACATCGTTAGTCTCCCCAGCAACCAAGGACTAGCAAAAGCCTTTATGGCTGGTTTAGAAGCCGCCCTCAAAGCCGGAGCTGATATCATTGTCCATACCGACGCCGATAACCAATATTGTGCCGCCGATATCCCCAAACTAATTCAACCCATCCTCACCAGTGCAGCCGAAATCGTCATTGGCGAACGCCCCATATCAGAAATCGAACACTTTTCCCCCACCAAAAAACTCCTGCAAAAACTCGGTTCCTGGTCAGTGCGCATCGCCAGCAACACCAACATCCCCGATGCTCCCAGCGGTTTTCGCGCCTTTAGTCGTGACGCTGCCATCCGCCTCAACGTCTTTAGCGAATACACCTACACCTTAGAAACTATCATCCAAGCGGGACAAAAAGGCATGGCCATCACCTCAGTTCCCATCAGAACTAACGGCTATTTGCGCCCCTCCCGCCTAGTTAAAAGCATTCCCATCTATATCCAGCGCTCCATTTTTACCATTTTCCGCATTTTTATGACCTACAAGCCCCTCAGATTCTTTCTGATTCTGGGGAGCATTCCTTTTAGTATTGGATTTTTGTTAGGTGTCCGGTGGTTAATATTCTTTCTTGGTGGTAGCGAAAGAACCCGCATTCCTAGTTTAATATTAGCATCAATATTGATGCTGATGGGTTTTCAACTATGGATTCTCGGTTTAGTCGCCGACATCATGGCGGTTAACAGGAAACTATTAGAAGAAATCCAACTTCGCCTCCGTCGCGCCGAATTAGATGGGGGGAAAAAATAG
- a CDS encoding ABC transporter ATP-binding protein yields MATVRLEGINRQFQGVKAISDITFEVGDGQFWVLVGPSGCGKSTILRIIAGLESATSGNLYIDGLLVNNVPARARDVAMVFQNYALYPHMTVAENLGFGLKMRKVPHQEIALRVAAVARSLRLEHLLGRKPQQLSGGQQQRVALGRAIVRQPQVFLLDEPLSNLDAQLREDTRAELKQLHANVGITTVYVTHDQVEAMTLADKIVVLNEGRIQQIGSPQTIYRQPANRMVATFIGNPPMNILPVTYSEGGFHLHSQTIPCPETLAQNWQLSPEQHFYLGIRPEHLQILPNGDPNAHLGLQVNVVEPLGRETLIRASFPGTDTILNILAPADWDWSAKVSVKLDLQHLHHFEG; encoded by the coding sequence ATGGCAACAGTACGCTTAGAAGGAATTAACCGCCAGTTCCAGGGCGTGAAAGCAATTTCTGACATCACCTTTGAGGTAGGGGACGGCCAGTTTTGGGTTTTAGTTGGGCCTTCTGGATGTGGCAAATCTACGATTTTGCGCATTATTGCTGGTTTGGAATCTGCCACCAGTGGCAATTTATATATTGATGGACTGTTGGTAAACAATGTGCCCGCTAGAGCGCGGGACGTGGCAATGGTGTTTCAAAATTATGCTTTGTATCCGCATATGACAGTAGCAGAAAACCTGGGTTTTGGCTTAAAAATGCGGAAAGTACCGCACCAAGAAATTGCTTTGCGGGTGGCGGCGGTGGCTCGATCGCTTCGCCTAGAACACCTGCTGGGGCGCAAACCGCAGCAGCTCTCTGGGGGCCAGCAGCAGCGGGTAGCATTGGGGCGGGCGATCGTCCGTCAACCCCAAGTATTCCTCCTAGACGAACCCCTATCCAACCTAGACGCCCAACTGCGGGAAGATACCCGCGCCGAACTGAAGCAACTACACGCCAACGTCGGTATTACCACAGTTTACGTCACCCACGACCAAGTAGAAGCCATGACTTTAGCTGATAAAATTGTCGTCCTCAACGAAGGACGCATCCAGCAAATTGGCTCCCCCCAAACCATCTATCGCCAACCCGCCAACCGTATGGTAGCCACCTTTATTGGCAACCCCCCCATGAACATCCTCCCCGTCACCTACAGTGAAGGCGGTTTTCACCTCCACAGCCAAACCATTCCCTGTCCAGAAACTTTAGCCCAAAACTGGCAACTCTCACCAGAGCAGCATTTCTACCTTGGTATTCGTCCCGAACATTTGCAAATTCTCCCCAATGGCGACCCCAACGCCCATTTAGGATTACAAGTGAATGTGGTAGAACCGTTGGGGCGAGAAACCCTCATCCGCGCCAGTTTTCCAGGCACTGATACTATCCTCAACATTTTGGCACCTGCTGACTGGGATTGGAGTGCAAAAGTATCAGTAAAACTTGACTTGCAACATTTACACCACTTTGAAGGGTGA
- a CDS encoding peptidyl-prolyl cis-trans isomerase, whose product MSLDNFLTVDDQSISLRQALAYLRASGDLEQFLTRILRQYVIEQELSNSTDLEADSSEVEQAIINFRLQNQLVPADRFDEWLKSRGMNYTGFREQVGAGLKMERLKQRVTQTAATEFFEQNKAQFEQVVLSRIVVADAALAADLKQQLGASEATFEELAKQHSLTSDRAYNGMMGTFAVGQLPEPVRAAIAGAAPGDVVGPLELEGRYTLLRIEQRLPASFEGQLKQNLENQMFDKWWQEQLKDKAVKMTIE is encoded by the coding sequence ATGAGCTTAGACAATTTTCTCACTGTTGACGACCAGAGCATCTCTCTGCGGCAAGCCTTAGCCTATCTGCGTGCCAGCGGGGATTTGGAGCAATTCCTCACCCGGATTTTGCGGCAGTATGTCATCGAGCAAGAACTATCAAATAGCACCGACTTGGAGGCAGATAGCAGTGAGGTAGAGCAAGCAATTATTAATTTTCGGCTGCAAAATCAACTGGTGCCAGCCGATCGCTTTGATGAATGGCTGAAATCCAGAGGGATGAATTACACTGGGTTTCGGGAACAAGTGGGAGCGGGTTTGAAAATGGAGCGGCTGAAACAGCGGGTCACGCAGACCGCCGCCACAGAATTTTTTGAGCAAAATAAAGCTCAGTTTGAGCAAGTGGTATTGTCCCGAATTGTGGTAGCGGATGCAGCTTTAGCGGCAGACTTGAAACAGCAGCTCGGAGCATCTGAGGCGACATTTGAGGAACTGGCAAAACAGCATTCCCTCACGAGCGATCGGGCATACAATGGCATGATGGGGACTTTCGCCGTGGGTCAGCTCCCGGAACCGGTACGAGCGGCGATCGCCGGTGCAGCCCCCGGAGATGTGGTCGGTCCATTAGAACTTGAGGGGCGCTACACCCTGCTGAGGATTGAGCAGCGGTTGCCCGCGTCGTTTGAGGGTCAGCTCAAGCAAAACCTAGAAAACCAGATGTTTGATAAGTGGTGGCAAGAGCAACTCAAAGATAAAGCCGTAAAAATGACGATTGAATAA
- a CDS encoding permease codes for MFDPFYPFDWLATQIVTKILGLSLKSHLGSSLHFFLYDVPKVLTLVVVISFAVGTLQSFLQPEKVRHLLEGKRTLFGNILAATVGIFTPFCSCSAVPLFIGFLEAGVPLGVTFSYLISAPMVNEVAVVLLWGLFGFKVTIIYIGFGVALAIIAGYIIGMLKLEKWVESFVWELQQAHRSEGIELDDLDSNLTWKQRWEQGQYQASEIFHSVWLYVVAGIAIGAGIHGYVPTDFITNWAGASNPLAVPLAVVLGVPLYANIAGVLPITEALVNKGMPLGTVLSFTMAVTALSLPEMVILRKVLRPKLLAIFIGLVTVGIIGIGYLFNFLLATSPPSPSLPVPSRATSSPSRS; via the coding sequence ATGTTTGACCCTTTTTATCCCTTTGACTGGCTGGCCACCCAAATTGTCACCAAAATCCTGGGACTATCACTCAAATCTCATTTAGGTTCCAGCCTGCATTTTTTCCTGTACGACGTGCCCAAAGTCTTAACCTTAGTAGTAGTCATCAGTTTTGCCGTAGGCACCCTACAAAGTTTTCTCCAGCCAGAAAAAGTCCGCCATCTACTAGAAGGAAAACGCACATTATTCGGCAATATCTTGGCCGCCACTGTCGGGATTTTTACCCCCTTTTGTTCCTGTTCCGCCGTGCCCCTATTTATCGGATTTTTAGAAGCAGGAGTACCCCTAGGCGTCACCTTCTCTTACTTAATATCCGCCCCAATGGTGAATGAAGTGGCTGTAGTGTTACTCTGGGGTCTATTTGGATTCAAAGTCACCATAATTTATATCGGATTTGGTGTGGCATTGGCGATTATCGCCGGTTATATTATTGGGATGCTGAAGCTGGAAAAATGGGTGGAATCTTTTGTGTGGGAATTGCAGCAAGCTCACCGCAGTGAAGGAATAGAATTAGATGATTTAGACTCCAATCTAACCTGGAAACAGCGGTGGGAACAGGGACAATACCAAGCCAGTGAAATTTTTCATTCGGTCTGGCTGTATGTAGTTGCTGGGATTGCCATTGGCGCCGGAATTCACGGTTATGTCCCCACAGATTTTATCACCAATTGGGCAGGGGCGAGCAATCCTTTGGCAGTTCCCTTGGCAGTAGTATTGGGAGTCCCCCTCTACGCCAACATCGCTGGGGTATTGCCCATTACTGAAGCATTAGTTAACAAAGGAATGCCCTTGGGGACAGTGCTATCTTTCACGATGGCGGTCACGGCATTATCTTTACCAGAAATGGTAATTTTACGCAAGGTACTGCGCCCAAAACTGTTGGCCATTTTTATTGGCTTGGTCACGGTGGGCATTATCGGTATCGGCTACCTGTTTAACTTCCTTTTGGCTACGTCCCCCCCGTCTCCTAGTCTTCCCGTCCCTTCCCGGGCCACTTCGTCCCCATCTCGGTCATAG
- a CDS encoding GNAT family N-acetyltransferase yields the protein MDAEIYQAFYPDNWSVSQQKAVEDLCAAADSYVWVALDDSSTLGFVALRLHPEESMGEIYMVAVDPDFQGRGIGSALIEFALDWMKSAGMSVAMVETGGDPGHAPARRTYEKAGFSLWPVARYFKRI from the coding sequence ATGGACGCTGAGATTTACCAGGCATTTTATCCCGATAATTGGTCTGTAAGCCAGCAAAAGGCTGTGGAGGATTTGTGCGCTGCGGCAGACTCCTATGTATGGGTTGCTCTTGATGATAGTTCTACTTTGGGCTTTGTTGCCCTGAGACTACACCCAGAGGAAAGTATGGGTGAAATCTATATGGTCGCTGTCGATCCAGACTTTCAAGGTCGTGGCATTGGCAGCGCTCTGATAGAATTCGCTTTAGATTGGATGAAAAGTGCTGGGATGTCTGTTGCTATGGTTGAGACCGGAGGCGATCCTGGTCATGCCCCCGCCCGTCGCACTTATGAAAAGGCGGGCTTTAGTCTGTGGCCAGTGGCAAGATACTTCAAAAGAATCTAA
- a CDS encoding mechanosensitive ion channel family protein, with the protein MKLILYRLKAVAATSLLCVFVSWTVPVSAQEDGAAETPISATISGEAAPDKATTIQDPTIPIEDLKQLLKPLTLEELQNEAAGWLLLLKNKVQEISKTEIAIKRQRRAIEAKDEAGKLVEEAKTKLVEAEKAVAAAPKNTPEYEEATKQVEAAREALKTAQTALEKAAEVAAALEADTSVQDALGEAQEEKEITEAEETLKKAKEAQQEIPPDSLRYQEVTEKIDALEVAIKDLEKAEDTLKATLPESPEYQDAKSQVDQARAVVKSAAKELTDTISVGGDSSASPDAETDVGAGTGSAYNEVDVENLQGGQAAGQQKLENVTTEIEKAAEEDKQLKTQLTVNVTNLQAEQTAITDRFKTVLDEVDTKGGDTTGYRKYIQAISAVEVDLKDKEGLGVRLVSWAQSDEGGMRWGTNLATFATVLIVTIIVAQFLGALLNAILARFSGVSSLFREFIVVVVKRGGIVVGVLLALTALEVSLAPILAVVGGASFVLAFALQSNLGNFASGLMLMVNKPFDVGDEVKVSGLWGYIKSINLASTTIQGFSGQIYTVPNNTVWGSVIENLTSDEIRG; encoded by the coding sequence ATGAAATTAATCCTTTACCGGCTCAAAGCTGTTGCCGCCACCAGCTTGCTCTGTGTTTTTGTCTCTTGGACTGTTCCGGTTTCGGCTCAGGAGGATGGAGCCGCAGAAACGCCGATATCAGCCACTATCTCTGGGGAAGCGGCTCCGGACAAAGCTACGACGATCCAAGACCCCACAATTCCGATCGAGGATTTAAAACAGCTCCTGAAGCCCCTCACTTTAGAAGAGTTGCAGAACGAGGCAGCCGGGTGGCTATTATTGCTGAAAAACAAGGTGCAGGAAATCAGCAAGACGGAAATCGCAATTAAGCGCCAAAGACGGGCGATCGAGGCGAAAGACGAAGCCGGTAAACTGGTAGAAGAGGCCAAGACCAAGCTGGTAGAAGCAGAAAAAGCTGTAGCAGCGGCACCAAAAAATACCCCAGAATACGAGGAAGCCACCAAGCAAGTTGAAGCAGCACGAGAGGCGCTGAAAACAGCACAAACCGCCCTGGAAAAGGCGGCGGAAGTGGCTGCAGCACTCGAAGCAGACACATCGGTGCAAGATGCTTTGGGGGAAGCACAGGAAGAAAAAGAAATTACCGAAGCCGAGGAAACTTTAAAAAAAGCGAAAGAAGCTCAGCAAGAGATTCCCCCTGATTCCTTGAGATATCAAGAAGTCACGGAAAAAATCGATGCGTTAGAAGTCGCAATTAAGGACTTAGAAAAAGCCGAAGACACCCTCAAAGCCACATTGCCGGAGTCGCCGGAATACCAGGACGCGAAATCGCAAGTTGACCAAGCTCGCGCAGTCGTTAAAAGTGCCGCCAAGGAGCTGACAGACACCATCAGTGTGGGTGGTGACAGTTCTGCATCACCGGATGCAGAGACTGATGTAGGTGCTGGGACTGGAAGTGCATATAACGAGGTGGATGTAGAGAACCTACAGGGGGGCCAAGCAGCCGGACAGCAGAAGCTAGAGAATGTCACCACAGAAATTGAGAAAGCGGCTGAGGAAGACAAGCAATTAAAAACCCAACTCACCGTCAACGTCACCAATTTGCAAGCTGAGCAAACCGCCATTACCGATCGCTTTAAAACCGTTTTAGACGAAGTAGATACCAAAGGTGGCGATACTACTGGCTACCGCAAATATATTCAGGCTATCAGTGCAGTCGAAGTCGATCTCAAAGATAAGGAAGGTTTGGGCGTTCGGCTAGTCAGTTGGGCGCAGTCAGATGAAGGTGGGATGCGCTGGGGAACCAACCTCGCCACATTCGCAACTGTCTTAATTGTTACCATTATTGTCGCCCAATTTCTGGGTGCATTGCTCAACGCTATCCTAGCTCGGTTCAGCGGAGTATCCTCATTGTTCCGTGAGTTTATCGTCGTGGTGGTGAAACGCGGAGGGATTGTCGTTGGTGTATTATTAGCTTTGACCGCTTTAGAGGTCAGTCTCGCTCCTATCTTAGCCGTGGTAGGGGGTGCCAGCTTCGTCCTAGCGTTTGCACTGCAGAGTAACCTGGGTAACTTTGCCAGCGGCTTAATGCTGATGGTGAACAAGCCTTTTGATGTGGGTGATGAGGTCAAGGTCAGTGGTTTGTGGGGATATATTAAATCTATTAACCTGGCAAGTACCACTATCCAGGGATTCAGTGGTCAGATTTACACAGTTCCTAATAACACAGTTTGGGGGAGTGTGATTGAAAACCTCACCAGCGACGAAATTCGGGGGTAG
- a CDS encoding HetZ-related protein 2 yields MTTAENLARSWRSRLAAECPNYSDTTHDSIIGWLLGENPDRLSSLSEEKLEIVSQAMDYRWRILRLRYLGVAPAVAYSKLMRRLASLVLLRQKIKTWVALSRDRTRTTIDVVQETIQEICERDRYMQQQIAWIGRCTSDHRLRNSLLLATIEEYCLRPVRNQPLLVLRFFNYLRRSQKAGLTQVPNADSLRIVSHEITLEDGAEPVSLLDSEATRLAKESAAWEEQQQLRTAVVQEFEKYLETNLEPIAARWLRLYLQGNSQEAIAQELNLPIKQIYRLREKISYHAIRVFALKQAPELVANWLQISLSENGLGLTQSQWQMFMDSLTPVQREILMKLKAGTPVETIAHQMNLKTSQVFSEWTRAFLAAQSQRNSH; encoded by the coding sequence ATGACTACAGCAGAGAATCTAGCCCGTTCCTGGCGATCGCGGCTGGCGGCTGAGTGCCCTAACTATTCTGATACCACCCATGACAGCATCATCGGCTGGCTTTTGGGAGAAAACCCCGATCGACTGTCCTCCCTCAGCGAGGAAAAACTGGAGATAGTCAGCCAAGCAATGGATTATCGCTGGCGGATTTTGCGCTTGCGCTACTTGGGGGTAGCCCCCGCCGTCGCCTACAGTAAACTAATGCGCCGGTTGGCTTCTTTGGTGTTGCTGCGCCAAAAAATTAAAACTTGGGTCGCCCTGTCTCGCGATCGGACTCGCACCACCATCGACGTGGTGCAAGAGACAATTCAGGAAATCTGCGAGCGCGATCGTTATATGCAGCAGCAAATCGCCTGGATTGGCAGATGCACCTCTGACCACCGCCTGCGCAACTCCCTACTCCTAGCGACGATCGAGGAGTATTGTCTGCGACCAGTGCGCAACCAGCCCCTCCTGGTACTGCGGTTTTTTAACTACCTGCGCCGCTCCCAAAAAGCTGGCCTCACCCAAGTCCCCAATGCAGACTCCCTACGGATTGTTTCCCACGAAATTACCCTCGAAGATGGTGCAGAACCCGTCAGCTTGCTTGATAGCGAAGCCACTCGCCTAGCCAAAGAAAGCGCCGCTTGGGAAGAGCAACAGCAACTGCGCACCGCCGTAGTGCAAGAGTTTGAAAAATATCTGGAAACTAATTTAGAACCAATAGCAGCGCGCTGGCTACGGTTATACTTGCAGGGAAATTCCCAAGAAGCGATCGCCCAGGAACTGAACCTCCCCATCAAGCAAATTTACCGTCTGCGGGAAAAAATCAGCTACCATGCGATTCGGGTGTTTGCCCTCAAACAAGCTCCAGAATTGGTGGCCAACTGGTTGCAAATTTCCCTCAGTGAAAATGGCTTAGGACTTACCCAGTCCCAGTGGCAAATGTTTATGGACAGTCTCACGCCCGTGCAGAGAGAAATACTGATGAAACTAAAAGCCGGTACTCCCGTAGAGACGATCGCTCATCAAATGAACCTGAAAACCTCCCAAGTTTTCAGCGAGTGGACGCGAGCTTTTTTAGCCGCACAGTCCCAGCGCAATTCCCATTAA